In one Mesorhizobium australicum genomic region, the following are encoded:
- a CDS encoding D-alanine--D-alanine ligase family protein, giving the protein MTNTERLRIAVLFGGRSSEHEVSVMSATNVMAALDPAKYDAVPVYITREGRWLASSFADGALARPDSGTELCLTAGGQGRLLAIEAGAARDLPPVDIVFPVLHGLNGEDGSVQGLAQAARVPLAGCGILGSAVALDKDIAKQLLLQAGVPVARSLTVIEGSAPSFAEVKAALGLPVFVKPARHGSSVGVSKVSDEAGYTAALDLGFRHDDKLLVEEFIKGREIELAVLEAPEGGLFVSRPGEIAPAESHGFYSYDAKYIDADGAKIIVPAQLPAEVEERLKELAAQAFRATGCDAMARVDFFVTEDFGIRLNELNTIPGFTNISMYPKAMAASGIDYPTLIDRLVAHGLARAARTG; this is encoded by the coding sequence ATGACCAACACCGAAAGACTCCGCATCGCCGTCCTGTTCGGCGGCCGCTCCTCCGAACACGAGGTTTCGGTGATGTCGGCGACGAACGTCATGGCGGCTCTCGATCCGGCGAAATATGACGCCGTCCCCGTCTACATCACGCGCGAGGGCCGTTGGCTGGCGAGCAGCTTCGCCGACGGAGCGCTGGCCAGGCCGGACAGTGGCACGGAGCTTTGCCTGACCGCGGGCGGGCAGGGCCGGCTGCTGGCGATCGAGGCGGGTGCTGCGCGCGACTTGCCTCCGGTCGACATCGTCTTCCCGGTGCTGCATGGCCTCAACGGCGAGGACGGATCGGTGCAAGGGCTGGCGCAGGCGGCGCGCGTGCCGCTTGCCGGCTGCGGCATCCTCGGCTCGGCGGTGGCGCTCGACAAGGACATCGCCAAGCAGCTGCTGCTCCAGGCCGGCGTGCCCGTCGCGCGGTCGCTGACGGTCATCGAGGGCTCTGCTCCGTCCTTCGCCGAGGTGAAGGCGGCGCTCGGTCTGCCGGTGTTCGTCAAGCCGGCCCGGCACGGCTCCTCGGTCGGCGTCAGCAAGGTGTCCGACGAGGCGGGCTACACGGCAGCGCTGGATCTCGGCTTCCGCCATGACGACAAGCTGCTGGTGGAAGAGTTCATCAAGGGCCGGGAGATCGAGCTCGCCGTGCTCGAGGCCCCCGAGGGCGGATTGTTCGTCTCGCGGCCGGGCGAGATCGCGCCGGCGGAAAGCCACGGCTTCTACAGCTACGACGCGAAATATATCGACGCCGACGGGGCGAAGATCATCGTTCCGGCTCAGCTTCCGGCGGAGGTTGAGGAGCGGCTGAAAGAGTTGGCGGCACAGGCGTTTAGGGCGACGGGCTGCGATGCGATGGCGCGCGTCGACTTCTTCGTCACGGAGGATTTCGGCATCCGCCTCAACGAGCTCAACACCATCCCCGGCTTCACCAACATCTCGATGTATCCGAAGGCAATGGCCGCGAGCGGTATCGACTACCCCACGCTCATCGACCGGCTCGTGGCGCACGGGCTGGCGCGGGCGGCTCGCACAGGCTGA
- a CDS encoding alpha/beta fold hydrolase gives MSAGPLPDIPKPSASGCPAVVRSGEVLLAAETFGSPSDPALVLVMGATASMMWWPEELCRALAARGFHVVRYDHRDTGRSTNGMPDYSVEEMMQDLVAVLDHYRIERVHLIGTSLGALICQMVALSFPQRVRSLTLIAAEPLGWTGPDLPGMAPEVSAHFGRLATLDWTSRTAVADFMLGVARLCAATSSAFDEKRERLRIEAEMDRAREMRSAFNHSRIGLRGDWSGAIGRIGQPVLVIHGAEDPVVPIDNGRAIASTARNARLLELSGVGHELPERAIVPIVEAIADFVALTDPSN, from the coding sequence ATGAGCGCTGGTCCTTTGCCCGACATTCCGAAGCCCTCCGCGTCCGGCTGCCCGGCGGTCGTCCGCTCCGGCGAGGTGCTTCTGGCCGCCGAGACGTTCGGTTCGCCCAGCGACCCGGCGCTCGTCCTCGTCATGGGAGCCACCGCGTCGATGATGTGGTGGCCCGAGGAGCTGTGTCGCGCGCTGGCCGCTCGTGGGTTTCACGTCGTCCGATACGATCACAGAGACACGGGACGCTCGACCAATGGCATGCCGGATTATTCCGTCGAGGAAATGATGCAGGATCTGGTGGCCGTCCTTGACCACTACCGGATCGAGCGAGTGCATCTCATCGGCACGTCCTTGGGCGCGTTGATCTGCCAGATGGTGGCGTTGTCGTTCCCGCAGAGGGTGAGGTCGTTGACCCTGATCGCCGCCGAACCGCTCGGATGGACGGGACCGGACCTGCCTGGAATGGCACCGGAGGTGTCGGCCCATTTCGGCCGTCTGGCCACACTCGACTGGACCTCGCGCACGGCGGTGGCCGATTTCATGCTCGGCGTGGCGCGGCTCTGCGCCGCGACGAGTTCAGCCTTCGACGAGAAGCGCGAGCGGTTGCGGATCGAAGCCGAGATGGATCGGGCGCGAGAGATGCGAAGCGCCTTCAACCACAGCAGGATCGGGCTGCGCGGCGATTGGAGCGGCGCGATCGGGCGGATCGGACAGCCCGTCCTCGTGATCCATGGCGCCGAGGATCCGGTTGTGCCGATCGACAACGGCCGGGCAATCGCCTCGACCGCCCGCAATGCGCGGCTCCTCGAACTGAGCGGCGTAGGACATGAGCTGCCGGAGCGGGCGATCGTCCCGATCGTCGAGGCGATCGCCGACTTCGTAGCGCTCACCGACCCGTCCAACTGA
- a CDS encoding LysR family transcriptional regulator, giving the protein MDTLTRMRAFIDVVEAEGFSAAARKIGRSKALLSKYVRELEDELGALLLNRTTRQFSLTEAGHTYYKRASEILREIDSLADTVRDSSGDVRGRIKLTAPRTFADAPIGQSMIDFAKEHPDIVLDIHLDDRFVDLVEEGYDLAIRITRLESSSLIARKLAPFGIRICGAPELIEKVGRPMRPQDLTRMPCVIDTNGRWLSNWPFVNEAGEPITVPVTGRLEVNSPQSVRAAAVAGLGFATMPDFIARPALEDGTLVSVLDEFVPTGGGIFAVYPHRRYLPAKVRVFVDYLAQWFKKYDAA; this is encoded by the coding sequence ATGGACACGCTCACCCGCATGCGCGCTTTCATCGACGTGGTGGAGGCCGAGGGCTTCTCCGCCGCCGCGCGCAAGATCGGCCGCTCCAAGGCGTTGCTGTCGAAATATGTTCGCGAGCTGGAGGACGAGCTCGGCGCGCTGCTGCTCAACCGCACCACGCGCCAGTTCTCGCTCACCGAGGCAGGCCACACCTATTACAAGCGCGCCTCGGAGATACTGCGTGAGATCGACAGCCTAGCGGACACGGTGCGCGATTCGTCCGGCGACGTGCGCGGCCGCATCAAGCTCACCGCGCCGCGCACCTTCGCCGACGCGCCGATCGGCCAGTCGATGATCGACTTCGCCAAGGAGCACCCGGACATCGTTCTGGACATCCATCTGGACGACCGCTTCGTCGACCTGGTGGAGGAAGGCTACGACCTCGCCATCCGCATCACCCGGCTCGAAAGCTCCTCTTTGATCGCCCGCAAGCTCGCCCCCTTCGGCATCAGGATCTGTGGCGCGCCGGAGCTGATCGAGAAAGTCGGCCGGCCGATGCGGCCGCAGGACCTGACGCGCATGCCCTGCGTGATCGACACCAACGGGCGCTGGCTGTCCAACTGGCCCTTCGTCAACGAGGCAGGCGAGCCGATCACCGTGCCGGTGACCGGAAGGCTGGAGGTCAACAGCCCGCAATCCGTGCGCGCGGCGGCGGTCGCCGGGCTCGGCTTCGCCACCATGCCCGACTTCATTGCCCGGCCGGCGCTGGAGGACGGGACGCTGGTCTCGGTCCTCGACGAGTTCGTGCCGACCGGCGGCGGCATCTTCGCCGTCTATCCGCACCGGCGCTACCTGCCGGCCAAGGTCAGGGTCTTCGTCGACTACCTCGCCCAGTGGTTCAAGAAGTACGACGCCGCCTGA
- a CDS encoding TetR/AcrR family transcriptional regulator: protein MPRKKTASDDDVLDAANAVLAEAGSTNFTLADVARKVALSRAALIQRFDNRETILRMMAEREVVATKAYLASIPIEQGLDGLWRFLREIIDSMGSGEGFSVRILIAFMESREAALRACAAERYRLVQEAIALRLPDVADRDELALHLHAVIAGATMQWVATQEGDLSAYVRRRAAEAIMIRFPDFVAA from the coding sequence ATGCCACGCAAGAAGACCGCCAGTGACGACGACGTCCTCGATGCAGCGAATGCAGTGCTCGCGGAGGCGGGGTCCACGAACTTCACGTTGGCCGACGTCGCCCGGAAAGTGGCGCTTTCGCGTGCGGCGCTGATCCAGCGCTTCGACAATCGCGAGACGATCCTGCGCATGATGGCGGAACGCGAGGTCGTCGCGACGAAGGCCTATCTGGCATCGATCCCGATAGAGCAAGGCCTCGACGGGCTTTGGCGTTTCCTTCGCGAGATCATCGACAGCATGGGCTCGGGCGAAGGGTTTTCCGTCCGCATCCTCATCGCCTTCATGGAGAGCCGCGAAGCCGCCCTGCGCGCCTGCGCCGCGGAACGCTACCGGTTGGTGCAGGAGGCTATCGCGCTCCGGCTGCCAGATGTCGCCGACCGGGATGAGCTGGCGCTGCACCTGCACGCGGTGATTGCCGGCGCCACGATGCAGTGGGTTGCCACGCAAGAAGGTGACCTGTCGGCCTATGTCCGCCGGCGCGCTGCGGAGGCGATCATGATCCGCTTCCCGGACTTCGTCGCAGCTTGA